A region from the Leptospirillum ferriphilum ML-04 genome encodes:
- a CDS encoding M16 family metallopeptidase, which produces MPYKEHTLANGVRVYWDPMPESRAASIGVWVRTGSRFEAAEEGGVTHFLEHMCFKGTTTRSAEDIANEMDFLGGEMNAFTSQEVTSFYATVLTENSRQAGNLLGDILTNSVFDPVELERERGVVLEELAESKDDPEDRVMENLFRIYFGDHPFGAPILGTEESITRFSRLSVREYFKKHYHPGNLFVTIAGNVHWDEVIDALENAFQNISVRNLSSSPLTTPVPTFSRMEEEDDYEQVHLCLGLRGLPQPHPRQTALRVLTTHLGGGMSSRLFQEVREKRGLAYSVFSSPLSFSDGGIVRISASTRPSRREELASVLVEELRRLEKIPLTSSELTRSKNQLKSSLLLGLESAGGRMSKMGRDLLNWGREIAVTEIEQWIDQVTAEDILHLAQELKWGEEQAISVLGPLSAK; this is translated from the coding sequence ATGCCCTATAAGGAACATACTCTTGCAAATGGTGTGCGTGTTTACTGGGATCCAATGCCGGAAAGCCGGGCGGCATCCATTGGTGTCTGGGTCCGGACGGGGAGTCGTTTCGAGGCAGCGGAGGAAGGGGGAGTTACACATTTCCTTGAGCATATGTGCTTTAAGGGAACAACGACCCGAAGTGCCGAAGACATTGCCAATGAAATGGATTTTCTTGGTGGGGAGATGAATGCGTTCACCAGCCAGGAAGTGACTTCATTTTACGCCACTGTTCTGACAGAGAACTCCAGACAGGCAGGGAACCTTTTGGGGGATATCCTCACCAATTCGGTGTTTGATCCGGTGGAGCTGGAACGGGAACGGGGAGTCGTTTTGGAAGAACTTGCTGAATCGAAGGATGATCCGGAAGACCGGGTGATGGAAAATCTGTTTCGAATTTATTTTGGTGACCACCCTTTTGGAGCTCCGATTCTTGGGACTGAGGAATCCATCACCCGATTTTCCCGGCTGTCCGTCCGGGAGTATTTTAAAAAGCACTATCACCCGGGAAACCTTTTTGTCACGATTGCCGGCAATGTTCACTGGGATGAAGTGATTGACGCACTCGAAAATGCATTTCAGAACATCTCTGTCCGGAATCTCTCCTCTTCACCGTTGACAACGCCCGTTCCCACGTTTTCCCGAATGGAAGAGGAAGATGACTATGAACAGGTTCATCTCTGTCTCGGCCTTCGGGGGTTGCCGCAGCCTCATCCGCGCCAGACAGCATTGAGAGTTCTGACCACTCATCTTGGGGGAGGCATGAGTTCTCGCCTTTTTCAGGAAGTTCGGGAAAAAAGAGGATTGGCCTATTCTGTGTTCTCGAGTCCTCTCTCTTTCTCTGATGGGGGCATTGTCCGGATCTCCGCTTCCACCCGGCCGTCCCGTCGCGAAGAGCTGGCATCTGTCCTTGTGGAAGAACTCCGGAGACTGGAAAAGATTCCGTTGACGAGCAGCGAGCTCACACGCTCTAAAAACCAGCTGAAGTCATCGCTTCTTCTCGGTCTCGAATCAGCCGGAGGAAGGATGAGCAAGATGGGCAGAGATCTCTTGAACTGGGGGCGCGAAATTGCCGTGACCGAAATCGAGCAGTGGATCGATCAGGTGACTGCTGAGGATATCCTTCATCTTGCCCAAGAATTGAAGTGGGGGGAAGAACAAGCCATTTCTGTTCTGGGACCTCTCTCCGCAAAATGA